From a region of the Streptomyces sp. NBC_01454 genome:
- a CDS encoding roadblock/LC7 domain-containing protein: MNAQAPTAYGQGLSSQAQNLHWLLTNLVDEVPGIRSVAVVSSDGLLLLSSDPDRTDEAAQPGERDGPRGSSADLATIVSGLGSLTNGAAKLMEGGAVKQTMITMDEGSLFVMSISDGSLLGVHATPDCDMNVIAYHMALFVGRAGHVLTPELRSELRKSMENAK, encoded by the coding sequence TTGAACGCGCAAGCGCCCACTGCTTACGGACAAGGCCTGAGCAGCCAGGCACAGAATCTGCACTGGCTGTTGACGAACCTGGTGGACGAGGTGCCGGGCATCCGCTCGGTGGCGGTGGTCTCCTCCGACGGTCTGCTGCTGCTGTCCTCCGACCCCGACCGCACGGACGAGGCGGCACAGCCGGGCGAGCGTGACGGGCCGCGGGGCTCCAGCGCGGATCTGGCCACCATCGTCTCCGGCCTCGGCAGCCTCACCAACGGCGCCGCGAAGCTGATGGAGGGCGGGGCGGTCAAGCAGACGATGATCACGATGGACGAGGGCAGTCTGTTCGTCATGTCGATCAGCGACGGGTCGCTGCTCGGCGTGCATGCCACCCCCGACTGCGACATGAACGTCATCGCCTACCACATGGCGCTGTTCGTCGGCCGGGCCGGACATGTCCTCACCCCCGAACTCCGCAGTGAATTGCGCAAGTCGATGGAGAACGCCAAGTGA
- a CDS encoding DUF742 domain-containing protein, with product MSTPKLPVRGGDRKPSRVRPYSLTGGRTRFGHVLLVETFVAALEAPEERRELTSGGWGDRVMPEMRAIVEICRRMRSVAEISALLKMPLGVVRVLLSDLADQGKIRVYGTGHGSGRPDRALLERVLSGLHRL from the coding sequence GTGAGTACTCCCAAACTCCCCGTGCGCGGCGGGGACCGGAAACCCTCGCGCGTGCGGCCGTATTCGCTCACCGGCGGCCGGACGCGATTCGGCCATGTGCTGCTGGTCGAGACCTTCGTGGCCGCACTGGAGGCGCCCGAGGAGCGCCGCGAACTCACCTCCGGGGGCTGGGGTGACCGTGTGATGCCGGAGATGCGGGCGATCGTCGAGATCTGCCGCCGGATGCGCTCGGTCGCCGAGATCTCCGCGCTCCTCAAGATGCCGCTGGGCGTGGTCCGGGTGCTGCTCAGCGACCTCGCCGACCAGGGAAAGATTCGCGTCTACGGCACCGGGCACGGCTCCGGCCGGCCCGACCGCGCGCTGCTCGAAAGGGTGCTGAGTGGACTTCACAGGCTCTGA
- a CDS encoding styrene monooxygenase/indole monooxygenase family protein, producing MRKILIIGAGQSGLQLALGLQSQGYEVTLMSNRTADEIRAGRVMSTQCMFHTALQHERDLQINFWESQAPRIEGLGVSVAAPGSHESPEGSQRAIDWVGRLDGYAQSVDQRVKMAGWMETFAQRGGQLVIHGAAVSDLDFFAGRYDLTLVSAGKGELVSMFGRNAARSPYDAPQRALAVSYVHGMGPRPEHPDFEAVRCNLVPGVGELFVMPTLTTSGRADILFWEGIPGGPLDAFQGVKDPQEHLAVTLELMKTFLPWEYARATKAELTDANGTLAGRYAPTVRNPVGRLPSGGLVLGVADVVVANDPITGQGSNSAAKCAASYLASIVEHGDRPFDEDWMQATFERYWNTARHVTKWTNAMLAPPPEHILNIIGAAGQLQPIADRFANGFDDPSDFENFFYEPEKANAYLASLTG from the coding sequence ATGCGGAAAATACTCATCATCGGGGCCGGCCAGTCCGGTCTCCAGCTGGCCCTCGGCCTCCAGTCCCAGGGCTATGAGGTCACCCTCATGTCCAACCGCACCGCCGATGAGATCCGCGCGGGGCGCGTGATGTCGACCCAGTGCATGTTCCACACCGCGCTCCAGCACGAGCGCGACCTGCAGATCAACTTCTGGGAGAGCCAGGCCCCGCGCATCGAGGGCCTCGGTGTCTCGGTCGCCGCCCCCGGCAGCCACGAGTCGCCCGAGGGCTCGCAGCGCGCCATCGACTGGGTCGGCCGGCTCGACGGCTACGCCCAGTCCGTCGACCAGCGGGTGAAGATGGCCGGCTGGATGGAGACCTTCGCCCAGCGCGGCGGGCAGCTCGTCATCCACGGGGCGGCCGTCTCCGACCTGGACTTCTTCGCCGGCCGCTACGACCTGACGCTGGTCTCGGCCGGCAAGGGCGAGCTGGTGTCCATGTTCGGCCGCAACGCCGCGCGTTCCCCCTACGACGCCCCGCAGCGCGCGCTCGCCGTCTCCTATGTGCACGGCATGGGCCCGCGCCCCGAGCACCCCGACTTCGAGGCGGTGCGCTGCAACCTGGTGCCCGGCGTCGGCGAGCTGTTCGTCATGCCGACGCTCACCACCTCCGGCCGCGCCGACATCCTCTTCTGGGAGGGCATACCCGGCGGTCCGCTGGACGCCTTCCAGGGCGTCAAGGACCCCCAGGAGCACCTCGCCGTCACGCTGGAACTGATGAAGACGTTCCTGCCCTGGGAGTACGCCCGCGCCACCAAGGCCGAACTGACCGACGCCAACGGCACCCTGGCCGGCCGCTACGCACCCACCGTGCGCAACCCCGTCGGCCGGCTGCCCTCCGGCGGTCTGGTCCTCGGCGTCGCGGATGTCGTGGTCGCCAACGACCCGATCACCGGCCAGGGCTCGAACTCCGCCGCCAAGTGCGCCGCGTCCTACCTGGCCTCCATCGTCGAGCACGGCGACCGGCCGTTCGACGAGGACTGGATGCAGGCCACCTTCGAGCGGTACTGGAACACCGCCCGGCACGTCACCAAGTGGACCAACGCGATGCTGGCCCCGCCGCCGGAGCACATCTTGAACATCATCGGCGCGGCCGGCCAGCTCCAGCCCATCGCGGACCGCTTCGCCAACGGCTTCGACGACCCGTCCGACTTCGAGAACTTCTTCTACGAGCCGGAGAAGGCGAACGCCTACCTGGCGTCGCTGACGGGCTGA
- a CDS encoding GTP-binding protein — MGQADPAATAADAGLQSWQTDRAQAPIATKIVVAGGFGVGKTTFVGSVSEITPLQTEAVMTQASEETDDLTATPEKTTTTVAMDFGRITLDQELVLYLFGTPGQQRFWFMWDDLVRGAIGAIVMADTRRLEDCFPALDYFESCGLPYVVAVNHFEGTDSYDAEDVRDALTVPSHVPVVIMDARRRTTVIQALLALVGHALESAPE, encoded by the coding sequence GTGGGTCAGGCCGACCCGGCGGCCACGGCCGCCGACGCGGGGCTGCAGAGCTGGCAGACGGACCGTGCGCAGGCGCCGATCGCCACCAAGATCGTGGTGGCGGGCGGCTTCGGCGTCGGCAAGACCACGTTCGTCGGATCGGTCTCGGAGATCACCCCGCTCCAGACCGAGGCGGTGATGACCCAGGCCAGCGAGGAGACCGACGATCTGACCGCCACCCCGGAGAAGACCACGACCACGGTCGCGATGGACTTCGGGCGGATCACCCTCGACCAGGAGCTGGTGCTGTATCTGTTCGGCACGCCCGGACAGCAGCGCTTCTGGTTCATGTGGGACGACCTGGTGCGCGGGGCGATCGGTGCGATCGTGATGGCCGACACCCGCCGTCTGGAGGACTGTTTCCCGGCGCTGGACTACTTCGAGAGCTGCGGACTGCCCTATGTCGTCGCGGTCAACCACTTCGAGGGGACCGACTCCTACGACGCGGAGGACGTCCGCGACGCGCTGACCGTCCCGTCGCACGTGCCCGTGGTGATCATGGACGCGCGCCGGCGGACCACGGTCATCCAGGCACTGCTGGCGCTGGTCGGCCACGCCCTGGAGAGCGCCCCCGAGTAA
- a CDS encoding TetR/AcrR family transcriptional regulator: protein MNGSGTAPAVPRPAYRRLSVEQRRSQLLTAALGLFAQRAPEDVSLDDVANAAEVSRPLVYRYFPGGKQQLYEAALRSAADMLERCFAEPESGPLTQRLSCALDRYLAFVDEHDAGFSALLQGGSVVETARTSAIVDEVRRAAADQILRHLGEPEPGLRLRMTVRMWITAVEGASLIWLDEDKQPGLDELRDWLVDHFIALLTATAARDPQTARVTRAALKLEAADGPAGGLARRLLPVVSDATHLL from the coding sequence ATGAACGGCAGCGGCACCGCCCCAGCAGTACCCCGACCCGCCTATCGCAGGCTGAGCGTCGAGCAGCGCCGCAGCCAGCTACTCACCGCCGCCCTGGGCCTGTTCGCCCAGCGCGCCCCGGAGGACGTCTCGCTGGACGACGTGGCCAACGCGGCCGAGGTCTCGCGGCCGCTCGTCTACCGCTACTTCCCCGGCGGCAAGCAGCAGTTGTACGAGGCCGCGCTGCGCAGCGCGGCCGACATGCTGGAGCGCTGCTTCGCCGAGCCGGAGAGCGGGCCGCTCACCCAGCGGCTGTCGTGCGCGCTGGACCGCTATCTGGCGTTCGTCGACGAACACGACGCGGGCTTCAGCGCGCTGCTCCAGGGCGGCAGCGTCGTGGAGACCGCCCGCACCAGCGCGATCGTGGACGAGGTGCGGCGGGCCGCGGCCGACCAGATCCTGCGGCATCTGGGCGAGCCCGAGCCGGGCCTGCGGCTGCGGATGACCGTGCGCATGTGGATCACGGCCGTCGAGGGCGCCTCGCTGATCTGGCTCGACGAGGACAAGCAGCCGGGCCTCGACGAGCTGCGGGACTGGCTGGTCGACCACTTCATCGCCCTGCTGACCGCCACCGCCGCCCGGGATCCGCAGACCGCCCGGGTGACCCGGGCGGCGCTGAAGCTGGAGGCCGCCGACGGCCCGGCCGGCGGACTGGCGCGCCGTCTGCTGCCCGTGGTGAGCGACGCCACGCATCTGCTGTGA
- a CDS encoding ABC transporter ATP-binding protein yields the protein MIAALEGVGVRRHTTGQVILDAVDWTVRSGEHWALLGANGAGKTTVLRLVGALMFPTVGTVEVLGHRLGSVDVRELRAAIGLVSGAQKVPQDATGHTVVLTGATGTVQPLWRKYDGATRERAHELLAELDCKELADRPYGVCSGGQRARILIARALMAEPRLLLLDEPFNALDLPSREDLIDALHRLAAGRPELPTVTVTHHLEELSPAIGHALLLREGRVQARGPVDEVLTGARMTACFGRPIEVSRHEGRWLARSGKR from the coding sequence GTGATCGCCGCCCTGGAGGGCGTCGGCGTCCGCCGCCACACCACGGGGCAGGTCATCCTCGACGCCGTCGACTGGACCGTACGGTCCGGCGAGCACTGGGCGCTGCTCGGCGCGAACGGCGCCGGCAAGACCACCGTGCTGCGCCTCGTCGGGGCGCTGATGTTCCCCACCGTCGGCACCGTCGAGGTGCTCGGCCACCGGCTCGGCTCGGTGGACGTGCGCGAACTGCGCGCCGCGATCGGCCTGGTCTCCGGCGCGCAGAAGGTCCCGCAGGACGCGACCGGCCACACCGTCGTGCTGACCGGGGCGACCGGCACCGTGCAGCCGCTGTGGCGGAAGTACGACGGGGCCACCCGTGAGCGCGCCCATGAGCTGCTCGCCGAGCTGGACTGCAAGGAGCTGGCGGACCGGCCGTACGGGGTGTGCTCGGGCGGCCAGCGGGCCCGGATCCTGATCGCCCGCGCGCTGATGGCCGAGCCCCGGCTGCTGCTGCTCGACGAGCCGTTCAACGCGCTCGACCTGCCCTCCCGCGAGGATCTGATCGACGCGCTGCACCGGCTGGCCGCGGGGCGGCCGGAGCTGCCGACGGTGACGGTCACCCATCACCTGGAGGAGCTGTCCCCGGCCATCGGCCACGCCCTGCTGCTGCGCGAGGGCCGGGTGCAGGCGCGCGGCCCGGTGGACGAGGTGCTGACCGGGGCGCGGATGACGGCCTGCTTCGGCCGGCCGATCGAGGTCTCACGGCACGAGGGGCGATGGCTGGCGCGGTCGGGGAAGCGCTGA
- a CDS encoding penicillin-binding protein 2, which translates to MIRCIRHTAAFSFLLLVALLVNAARVQIFETGHYGTSPANRRTSIARYAQPRGALLVAGRPVTGSRDSGGRLRYERSYTEGPLYAPVTGYSSQIYGTSLLESAEDGVLSGADDRLATFPWWDRLTGTHRPGGIVHTTINPRMQRAAFEGLGDKKGAVAAIEPQTGRVLALVSTPSYDPGELSGNGRAAGAAWRRLNGAERRPMLNRALWETYPPGSTFKVVTAAAALESGKVTDIDAPTDSPDPYPLPGTATRLGNAAKGCADAPLKDAFRASCNTVFARLGAEVGLRGMADTARKFGFNDRRLRIPSPVAPSNFDTRMDPSQVALSAIGQYDTAATPLQMAMVSAVVANGGRLAPPYLVDKVTDARGFLVEGGPRPATRQVIGPVTAQLLQEMMVDVVAHGSGRHAAVKGVTVGGKTGTAQHGVHNEGMPYAWFISWARARDSYEPAVAVAVVVEDAAADRADISGGGSAAPIAQAVMAAALG; encoded by the coding sequence GTGATCCGCTGTATCCGGCACACCGCCGCCTTCTCGTTTCTGCTGCTCGTCGCGCTGCTGGTCAACGCGGCCCGGGTGCAGATCTTCGAGACCGGGCACTACGGCACCAGCCCGGCGAACCGTCGCACCTCGATCGCCCGTTACGCGCAGCCGCGCGGCGCCCTGCTCGTCGCGGGCCGGCCGGTGACCGGTTCCCGGGACAGCGGCGGGCGGCTGCGCTACGAGCGCAGCTACACCGAGGGCCCGCTGTACGCACCGGTCACCGGCTACTCCTCGCAGATCTACGGGACCTCGCTGCTGGAGAGCGCCGAGGACGGCGTGCTCTCCGGCGCCGACGACCGGCTCGCCACCTTCCCCTGGTGGGACCGTCTCACCGGCACCCACCGGCCGGGCGGCATCGTCCACACCACCATCAACCCCCGGATGCAGCGCGCGGCGTTCGAGGGCCTCGGGGACAAGAAGGGCGCGGTGGCCGCCATCGAGCCGCAGACCGGCAGAGTGCTGGCGCTGGTCAGTACGCCGTCGTACGACCCGGGTGAGCTGTCCGGCAACGGCAGGGCGGCCGGCGCGGCCTGGCGCCGGCTGAACGGTGCCGAGCGGCGGCCGATGCTCAACCGGGCCCTGTGGGAGACCTATCCGCCCGGCTCCACCTTCAAGGTCGTCACCGCGGCGGCCGCGCTGGAGAGCGGCAAGGTCACCGATATCGACGCCCCGACGGATTCCCCCGACCCCTATCCGCTGCCCGGCACCGCCACCCGGCTCGGCAATGCCGCCAAGGGGTGTGCCGACGCCCCGCTCAAGGATGCCTTCCGGGCCTCCTGTAACACCGTCTTCGCGCGGCTGGGCGCCGAGGTCGGGCTGCGCGGCATGGCCGACACCGCCCGGAAGTTCGGCTTCAACGACCGCCGGCTGCGGATCCCCTCGCCCGTGGCGCCGAGCAACTTCGACACCCGGATGGATCCCTCGCAGGTCGCGCTGTCCGCCATCGGCCAGTACGACACCGCCGCCACACCGCTCCAGATGGCGATGGTCTCGGCGGTGGTCGCCAACGGGGGCCGGCTGGCGCCGCCGTACCTCGTCGACAAGGTGACCGACGCCCGGGGGTTCCTGGTCGAGGGCGGCCCGCGCCCGGCCACCCGCCAGGTGATCGGCCCGGTCACGGCCCAGCTGCTCCAGGAGATGATGGTCGATGTCGTCGCGCACGGCAGCGGCCGGCACGCCGCCGTCAAGGGCGTCACGGTCGGCGGCAAGACGGGCACCGCGCAGCACGGCGTGCACAACGAGGGCATGCCCTACGCCTGGTTCATCTCCTGGGCGCGGGCGAGGGACAGCTATGAGCCGGCCGTCGCAGTGGCCGTGGTGGTCGAGGACGCGGCCGCCGACCGCGCGGACATCAGCGGCGGCGGGAGTGCGGCGCCGATCGCACAGGCGGTGATGGCGGCGGCGCTGGGATGA
- a CDS encoding ferritin-like domain-containing protein: MSTRDLYVQGPGDPVWKVPASGAARFSWDYDDGRDRLLALYQKGKDKQWDATLRIDWGLEVDPQDPLGTPDESMSLYGTRYWDKMTEKDRGDLRRHYTSWQFSQFLHGEQGAMVCAARIVESVPDLDAKFYSATQTMDEARHAEIYSRFLTEKIGMLYPINDNLQALLSDTLKDSRWDMPYLGMQVLIEGLALAAFGMIRDTTTKPLPQQILAYVMQDEARHVAFGRMALRDYYKQLTDAELREREEFVIEGCYLMRDRLRGLEVLENFGIPPKEAAEFTENSEFLHLFRKLLFSRIVPCVKDIGLWGERLQRAYVDMGVFEMGDSNLDLLMAEDEELAEKLDAERFAAEEQARTAEVAAAIAEGAAQD; the protein is encoded by the coding sequence GTGTCGACCCGAGACCTCTATGTGCAAGGCCCAGGCGACCCCGTGTGGAAGGTGCCCGCCTCCGGCGCGGCCCGCTTCAGCTGGGACTACGACGACGGACGCGACCGGCTGCTCGCGCTCTACCAGAAGGGCAAGGACAAGCAGTGGGACGCCACTTTGCGGATCGACTGGGGCCTGGAGGTCGACCCCCAGGACCCGCTCGGCACCCCGGACGAGTCCATGTCCCTGTACGGAACCAGGTACTGGGACAAAATGACCGAGAAGGACCGTGGCGATCTGCGCCGGCACTACACCTCCTGGCAGTTCAGCCAGTTTCTCCACGGTGAGCAGGGCGCGATGGTCTGCGCGGCCCGGATCGTCGAATCCGTCCCGGACCTCGACGCGAAGTTCTATTCCGCCACCCAGACCATGGACGAGGCGCGGCACGCCGAGATCTACAGCCGCTTCCTGACGGAAAAGATCGGGATGCTCTACCCGATCAACGACAATCTCCAGGCGCTGTTGTCCGACACCCTGAAGGATTCCCGCTGGGACATGCCGTACCTCGGTATGCAGGTGCTGATCGAGGGCCTCGCGTTGGCCGCTTTCGGAATGATCCGCGACACCACCACCAAACCGCTGCCCCAGCAGATCCTCGCCTATGTCATGCAGGACGAGGCACGGCATGTCGCCTTCGGACGCATGGCGCTGCGCGATTACTACAAGCAGCTGACCGACGCCGAACTGCGCGAACGCGAGGAATTCGTCATCGAGGGCTGCTACTTGATGCGCGACCGGCTGCGCGGACTGGAAGTCCTGGAGAACTTCGGCATTCCGCCGAAAGAGGCCGCCGAATTCACCGAGAACTCCGAATTCCTGCACCTCTTCCGGAAGCTGCTGTTCAGCCGCATCGTGCCCTGCGTCAAGGACATCGGGCTGTGGGGCGAGCGCCTGCAGCGCGCCTATGTGGACATGGGCGTCTTCGAGATGGGCGACTCCAACCTCGATCTGCTGATGGCCGAGGACGAGGAACTCGCCGAGAAGCTGGACGCCGAGCGCTTCGCGGCCGAGGAACAGGCCCGTACGGCCGAGGTCGCGGCGGCCATCGCGGAGGGGGCGGCGCAGGACTGA
- a CDS encoding AurF N-oxygenase family protein produces the protein MTSAPTDMTVTDTEVLRDALGLLKDREQVAERLLDSSARHSFDPDSELDWDAPLEEGKWFWPPELVSLYDTPLWRKMSLEQQQDLARHEAASLASLGIWFEIILMQLLVRHIYDKPVTSAHVRYALTEIADECRHSKMFARMIHKGGTPAYPVSRVHHNLARVLKTVSTTPGSFACTLLGEEILDWMQRLTFPDERVQPIVRGVTRIHVVEEARHVRYAREELRRQMITAPRWERELTRVSSGEAARVFSLAFVNPDVYPHVGLDRREALAQVKASGHRREVMQSGAKRLTDFLDDIGVLRGMGRRLWRRSGLLA, from the coding sequence ATGACGAGCGCGCCCACCGACATGACCGTGACGGACACCGAGGTCCTGCGGGACGCCCTAGGTCTGCTCAAGGACCGGGAACAGGTCGCCGAGCGGCTGCTCGACTCCTCCGCGCGGCACTCCTTCGACCCCGACTCCGAACTCGACTGGGACGCGCCCCTCGAGGAGGGCAAGTGGTTCTGGCCGCCGGAACTGGTCTCGCTCTACGACACCCCGCTGTGGCGGAAGATGTCCCTGGAGCAGCAGCAGGACCTCGCCCGGCACGAGGCCGCCTCGCTCGCCTCGCTGGGCATCTGGTTCGAGATCATCCTGATGCAGCTGCTGGTGCGGCACATCTACGACAAGCCGGTGACCAGCGCGCACGTCCGCTACGCCCTCACCGAGATCGCCGATGAGTGCCGGCACTCCAAGATGTTCGCCCGCATGATCCACAAGGGCGGCACCCCCGCGTACCCGGTCTCGCGGGTGCACCACAACCTGGCCCGTGTCCTCAAGACGGTCTCCACCACCCCGGGTTCGTTCGCCTGCACCCTGCTCGGCGAGGAGATCCTGGACTGGATGCAGCGGCTGACCTTCCCGGACGAGCGGGTGCAGCCGATCGTGCGCGGGGTGACCCGCATCCATGTCGTCGAGGAGGCCCGGCATGTGCGCTACGCCCGTGAGGAACTGCGCCGCCAGATGATCACCGCGCCGCGCTGGGAGCGGGAGTTGACCCGCGTCAGCTCCGGCGAGGCGGCCCGGGTCTTCTCCCTCGCCTTCGTCAACCCGGACGTCTACCCCCACGTCGGTCTGGACCGGCGCGAGGCGCTCGCCCAGGTGAAGGCCAGCGGCCACCGCCGTGAGGTGATGCAGTCCGGCGCGAAGCGGCTGACCGACTTCCTGGACGACATCGGCGTACTGCGTGGCATGGGCCGCAGGTTGTGGCGCCGCTCAGGGCTGCTGGCCTGA
- a CDS encoding HD domain-containing protein, with protein sequence MADAIPPMEPAPPPMLSLAEVEALARRVHSGQTDKAGRPYAEHLAAVAAGVRERGGSEEQIAAAWLHDAIEDGALSRAWLAGAALSQAVKAMILAVTKWADEPLEEYTARILATPGALLIKESDLAHNADPERLAVLDAPTRQRLTEKYARVRALLGLTGP encoded by the coding sequence ATGGCTGATGCGATCCCGCCCATGGAACCGGCTCCGCCCCCGATGCTGTCCCTGGCCGAGGTGGAGGCGCTGGCCCGGCGGGTGCACTCCGGCCAGACCGACAAGGCCGGCCGCCCCTATGCCGAGCATCTGGCCGCGGTCGCGGCGGGCGTACGGGAGCGGGGCGGCAGCGAGGAGCAGATCGCCGCGGCCTGGCTGCACGACGCCATCGAGGACGGGGCGCTGAGCCGTGCGTGGCTGGCCGGTGCGGCGCTGAGCCAGGCGGTCAAGGCGATGATCCTGGCGGTCACCAAGTGGGCGGACGAACCGCTCGAGGAGTACACCGCGCGCATTCTGGCCACCCCCGGGGCGCTGCTGATCAAGGAGTCGGATCTCGCGCACAACGCCGATCCGGAGCGGCTGGCCGTGCTGGACGCACCGACCCGGCAGCGGCTGACGGAGAAGTACGCACGGGTGCGGGCCCTGCTGGGGCTGACCGGGCCGTAA